One window from the genome of Cardiocondyla obscurior isolate alpha-2009 linkage group LG04, Cobs3.1, whole genome shotgun sequence encodes:
- the Sdk gene encoding protein sidekick isoform X1, producing MEQRPAAASARTRGLLAGVCLVWIIGSIQASEPLQEPRFTNQPSSSGNILSEHRTKFLQCQARGNPQPKYKWFKNGIPLNNELTSGPYFRIHSTRREDAGVYHCVATNDVGSIFSDSLAFAVAYMGTFDNLTEKVVTVESGSAAILELPPIESHPTPDVTWFSSDSTLLYGIKYATTHHSLIILNASENDEGSYRAKAINTQLGKEEISPFFILKVIGDPNAEVAPTIIVKPQDTQIIKDQDVTHINCIANARSLHELRTLWMKDGIPIENSRISYSFNDSWNRTLALISANITYTGIYSCHVDLRSGGYPTVNASAKIVVYEKPTFITELKRETLSDYGSTVTLPCDVNGVPPPTISWFRNAEPVNHLLGTRYMMEEDGSLTIKKLTMDDSGMFQCLASNEAGESSSYTWLKAKKEGLRSRLRVARWAAGYNVVRVRQSDRRFMFSQYPNPSGPIMENGPQNLTVLDGKDVTLSCNAIAAPKPNVTWYYNDTIPVEIAGRVQVLDNGDLLIAAVKPNDAGKYTCIRENEAGSVNGSGYVTVMVRTQIIHPPVDMSVLLGRTAELQCKVSNDPSVVYDMAWFHNGQVINTQASQRVKMRSDGTLEIVTVRASDVGEYTCSVVSPGGNETRSARLSVIELPFPPINVVATRIEKISPRTINVTWVPGFDGNSPTKKFIVQRREVSDLGPIHDPILNWVTERDNVSATSRWVLLNNLKAAASYQFRVSAENSVGEGPPSAPSNIVVLPQEPPSAPPIGFVGSARSSSEIITQWQPPQEEYRNGHILGYILRYTLFGYNDGQWTMQNITNEAQRNYLITDLITWKDYEVQIAAYNDKGVGVYSKGLQIKTKEGVPEAPPTNVKAKAYNSTAIKVWWKPPNPQKINGINQGYKLQAWFGGNFTETNEYKSMTVPPSLFDPLAEQNAIMTGLRKYTLYNITVLCFTDPGDGERSSPVEIRTCEDAPEEVENLQFEDISDRALTVKWSSPKETNGILTHYQLKYMIKDIPDSLHVKNFTADVLSTKVEHLQALTHYKFEVTAWTSVGPGKPKIATIQSGVEPVLPEPPTKLALSNIDAFSIVLQFTPGFDGNSSITKWTVQAQTARNSTWYNIYEVSDPDASTITVDGLTPFMQYKLRLIANNVVGASQPSEPTKEFQTIQAPPSHPPKNVTVRAMSATELRVRWIPLQQIEWYGNPRGYNVTYTEVRSNISKNSIIEDHTANSYVLENMEEFADYEIVMQAFNDVGSSMASPKAIERTRESVPSLGPINVEANATSSTTILVRWGDVPVEHQNGQIEGFKVYYGANSRSTFQYKNIPSNTTFTTTLTELRKFVQYHIQVLAYTRLGDGALSTPPVRVQTFEDTPGPPSNVSFPDVSLTTARIIWDTPEDPNGEILAYKVMFHLNSSQDHQFSKEFPASDRTFRATSLESEKYYMFSVTAQTRLGWGKTAYALVFTTNNRERPQAPSVPQVSKSQIQSRQITFSWTPGRDGFAPLRYYTVQQSENSGPFQTIPERVEPTLTSYTANNLKPYTHYQFRIQATNDIGPSEWSNESAQVQTLPAAPSKGVTGLKVVPITTSSVEVHWNMIDEVYWSGDYETGGYRVVYQPVSDFPMPLQATPKEEILGIKETKMVLKDLTEDRYYEIVVLPFNSEGEGPPSPPVTVYVGEAVPTGEPQHLKAESISSTEVLLQWKPPQANMQNGDLLGYKIFYLVTESPQELEKKQEEEIEVVPASCLAHNLVFLDKYTEYRIQVLAFNPAGDGPRSPPITVRTKQDMPGPPYHLQFNEITMTSLRVSWKPPKLRNGEIVGYIVTYETAEQNDRFSKQVKQKVTETTLLIQPLEEEVTYTFMVRAQTIDFGPPVSGNVTTGPQEGSPMAPSNLDVTKTVSSVELQWTNGASGKGPILGYYIETRRKAMEDWQHYDSRWQTIVRTSNGPLTEYTVSYQNLLPSTSYLFRVISYNRYGISYPAYSSETILTPSKLYLEYAYLQHRPFYRETWFMVTLAAVSIIIIIMVIAILCVKSKSYKYKQEAQKTLEESMAMDADDRQESDLELYRSRQGGGGGVSTACGTLGKRNTLARKAMHPPPPTMLGKSPPRPSPASVAYHSDEESLKGYDENPDDSSVTEKPSEISSTDSQGSESENESVQSDPHSFVNHYANVNDSLRQSWKRQKPVRNYSSYTDSEPEGSAVVSLNGGQIIMNNMARSRAPLPGFSSFV from the exons ATGGAGCAGCGGCCGGCGGCGGCCTCCGCGAGGACGCGCGGCCTTCTCGCCGGCGTCTGCCTCGTCTGGATCATCGGCAGCATCCAAGCCTCCG AACCTCTTCAGGAGCCGCGCTTCACCAATCAACCGTCCAGCAGTGGCAATATACTTAGCGAGCATCGCACCAAGTTTCTGCAATGCCAAGCAAGAG GCAATCCTCAACCAAAGTACAAATGGTTTAAAAACGGAATACCCCTCAACAATGAGCTTACCTCGGGGCCTTACTTCCGTATTCATAGTACGCGTCGCGAGGATGCTGGAGTGTATCATTGCGTCGCAACGAACGACGTAGGATCCATATTCAGCGACAGTCTCGCCTTTGCAGTAGCCT aTATGGGAACATTCGATAATCTCACGGAAAAAGTGGTGACCGTCGAATCTGGTAGTGCTGCTATTCTGGAACTACCTCCGATCGAGAGCCATCCTACGCCTGATGTAACGTGGTTCTCTTCGGACAGCACTCTTCTCTATGGCATAAAGTACGCCACGACCCATcattcgttaattatattaaatgctTCGGAAAACGACGAAGGGTCATATAG AGCGAAGGCTATTAACACTCAATTGGGCAAGGAGGAGATTAGTCCGTTTTTCATATTGAAAGTTATTGGCGATCCAAATGCGGAGGTAGCACCTACCATAATTGTCAAACCGCAAGATACACAAATAATCAAAGATCAAGATGTCACTCATATAAATTGCATCGCAAATGCCAG ATCGCTTCATGAGCTAAGGACTTTGTGGATGAAAGATGGCATTCCGATCGAAAACTCCAGGATATCGTACAGTTTTAACGATTCGTGGAATAGAACGCTCGCATTGATTTCAGCTAATATAACATACACAGGAATTTATTCCTGTCACGTAGACTTGCGGAGTGGCGGTTATCCGACAGTAAATGCTAGTGCTAAAATTGTTGTATATG AAAAACCAACATTTATAacggaattaaaaagagaaactcTGAGCGATTACGGTTCCACAGTAACACTACCATGCGATGTTAACGGCGTACCACCTCCTACAATCAGTTGGTTTCGTAACGCTGAGCCTGTCAATCATTTATTAGGAACAAG GTATATGATGGAAGAAGACGGTTCTCTaacaattaagaaattaactATGGATGACTCAGGAATGTTTCAATGCCTTGCGTCGAATGAGGCCGGCGAATCGTCTAGTTATACTTGGCTAAAAGCGAAAA AAGAAGGATTAAGAAGCAGATTGAGAGTTGCCCGCTGGGCGGCTGGCTACAATGTAGTCAGAGTTCGCCAGTCTGATCGCCGTTTTATGTTCTCTCAATATCCAAACC CGTCTGGACCAATCATGGAAAACGGACCACAAAATTTAACAGTGTTAGATGGCAAAGATGTAACTTTGAGTTGCAACGCAATCGCAGCGCCTAAACCAAATGTCACCTGGTATTATAATG ATACGATACCTGTGGAAATTGCTGGGCGAGTACAAGTCTTGGATAATGGCGATCTTTTAATTGCGGCAGTGAAACCAAACGATGCGGGCAAATATACTTGCATTCGCGAAAACGAAGCTGGCTCTGTAAATGGATCAGGATATGTGACCGTTATgg TTCGAACTCAAATTATTCATCCACCTGTTGATATGTCCGTGCTTCTCGGGCGTACCGCCGAATTGCAGTGTAAAGTTTCGAACGATCCCAGTGTCGTATATGATATGGCATGGTTTCACAATGGACa AGTAATAAATACGCAAGCAAGTCAAAGAGTGAAAATGCGATCGGACGGCACTCTCGAAATTGTCACCGTTCGAGCTTCCGACGTAGGCGAATACACGTGTTCTGTAGTATCACCCGGTGGCAATGAGACGCGATCTGCTCGTTTGAGCGTGATTGAATTGCCGTTTCCACCTATCAACGTCGTGGCCACGCGGATCGAAAAGATCTCGCCGCGTACAATCAACGTTACGTGGGTGCCTGGATTTGACGGTAACAGCCCtacgaaaaaatttatagttcAGAGACGAGAAGTGTCCGATCTTG gACCTATACATGATCCAATATTAAATTGGGTTACCGAACGCGATAATGTTTCTGCGACCAGTCGATGGGTATTATTGAATAATCTGAAAGCTGCAGCGTCTTATCAATTTCGTGTTAGCGCCGAAAATAGTGTCGGCGAAGGTCCACCGTCAGCACCCAGTAATATCGTTGTTCTACCCCAAGAAC cgccTAGTGCTCCGCCGATTGGGTTTGTTGGTTCAGCACGTTCATCATCTGAAATAATAACGCAATGGCAGCCTCCACAGGAAGAATACCGAAATGGTCATATCTTGGGATATATATTGAGATACACACTTTTTGGATACAACGATGGACAATGGACAATGCAAAATATCACGAATGAAGCACAAAGAAATTATCTTATTACAGATTTAATTACATGGAAGGATTATGAAGTACAAATAGCGGCTTATAATGACAAAGGCGTGGGTGTATATTCGAAGGGTTTGCAAATAAAAACTAAGGAAGGAG ttCCAGAAGCACCTCCCACAAACGTAAAAGCGAAAGCATATAATTCAACAGCAATAAAAGTTTGGTGGAAACCTCCAAATCCTCAGAAGATCAATGGTATTAATCAAGGATATAAATTACAAGCCTGGTTTGGTGGAAATTTTACAGAAACAAATGAATATAAATCGATGACTGTACCACCGAGTTTATTCGATCCACTTGCCGAGCAAAACGCTATTATGACAGGTTTAAGAAAATACACTCTATATAATATTACGGTACTTTGCTTTACCGACCCAGGTGACGGTGAAAGAAGTTCGCCCGTTGAAATTCGTACTTGTGAAGATG CACCTGAAGAAGTAGAGAATCTACAATTTGAAGATATTAGTGATCGTGCGTTAACGGTTAAATGGAGTTCTCCCAAAGAAACAAACGGAATATTGACACATTATCAGCTGAAATACATGATTAAGGATATTCCAGATTCTTTACATGTCAAAAATTTCACAGCCGATGTATTATCAACTAAAGTGGAACATttacaa GCACTGACCCACTACAAATTCGAAGTCACTGCTTGGACATCTGTTGGACCTGGCAAACCGAAAATAGCTACAATACAATCAGGTGTTGAGCCAGTGCTACCTGAACCTCCTACGAAGTTAGCGTTATCCAACATAGACGCGTTCTCCATCGTATTGCAGTTCACGCCAGGATTTGACGGAAATTCCTCGATCACAAAGTGGACAGTGCAG GCACAAACAGCACGAAACTCGACATGGTATAACATCTACGAAGTATCTGATCCTGACGCCAGTACAATTACTGTCGATGGTTTGACTCCTTTTATGCAGTACAAACTTcgtttaattgcaaataatgtCGTCGGTGCTTCGCAGCCTTCTGAACCGACTAAAGAATTTCAGACAATTCAGGCTCCACCTTCTCATCCGCCAAAAAACGTTACGGTTCGTGCAATGAGTGCCACTGAATTACGTGTCAGATGGATT CCATTACAACAAATAGAATGGTACGGAAATCCACGAGGATATAATGTCACTTATACAGAAGTGCGATCGAACATCTCAAAGAATAGTATTATTGAGGATCATACCGCAAACTCATacgttttagaaaatatgGAAGAATTCGCCGATTACGAAATAGTGATGCAAGCATTCAACGACGTCGGTTCTTCGATGGCGAGTCCAAAAGCCATTGAACGAACTCGTGAATCAG TTCCTTCTTTGGGGCCGATTAATGTTGAAGCAAATGCGACGTCGTCTACAACTATTTTAGTGCGCTGGGGTGATGTACCCGTGGAACATCAAAATGGTCAAATTGAAGGCTTTAAAGTATATTACGGTGCAAATTCTAGATCGACTTTtcaatacaaaaatattcccAGCAACACTACTTTTACAACCACTTTAACAGAACTTCGCAAGTTTGTTCAATATCATATACAAGTTTTAGCCTACACAAGACTCGGCGATGGAGCATTGAGCACTCCACCTGTGAGAGTTCAGACTTTTGAAGATA CTCCCGGTCCACCGTCTAATGTATCTTTCCCTGACGTGAGTTTGACTACAGCACGCATTATCTGGGACACACCAGAAGATCCCAATGGAGAGATTCTTGCGTATAAAGTTATGTTTCATTTAAACAGCAGTCAAGACCATCAATTTTCTAAAGAATTCCCAGCATCAGACAGAACATTTAG AGCTACCAGTCTCGAGTCTGAGAAGTATTACATGTTTTCGGTAACAGCGCAAACTAGATTAGGTTGGGGTAAAACTGCCTACGCGCTTGTATTTACAACGAATAATAGAGAACGCCCTCAAGCCCCATCAGTACCACAAGTCAGTAAATCGCAGATCCAGAGTCGTCAGATAACTTTTAGTTGGACGCCAGGCAGAGACGGCTTTGCACCACTAAG atATTACACAGTGCAACAATCTGAAAATTCAGGACCATTCCAAACTATTCCCGAAAGAGTGGAACCCACTCTAACGTCGTATACAGCTAACAATTTAAAACCTTACACACATTATCAGTTTCGCATTCAAGCTACTAACGACATAGGTCCTTCGGAATGGAGCAACGAGTCCGCTCAAGTACAAACTTTGCCTGCAG CGCCGTCAAAGGGTGTGACTGGTTTGAAAGTTGTACCTATAACAACATCCAGCGTTGAGGTTCATTGGAACATGATCGACGAGGTGTATTGGAGCGGTGATTACGAAACAGGGGGTTATCGTGTCGTTTATCAACCTGTATCGGATTTTCCGATGCCTCTTCAAGCAACACCGAAAGAAGAGATTTTGGGAATTAAA GAAACAAAAATggttttaaaagatttaaccGAGGATCGATATTACGAAATTGTAGTGTTACCATTTAACTCGGAAGGCGAAGGTCCGCCAAGTCCGCCAGTCACCGTATACGTGGGCGAGGCAGTTCCTACAGGAGAACCTCAACATTTAAAAGCAGAGTCCATTTCTTCTACTGAAGTCCTTTTGCAATGGAAACCTCCTCAAGCCAATATGCAAAATGGCGATTTATTAGGATATaag attttttACTTAGTAACTGAGTCTCCTCAAGAATTAGAGAAAAaacaagaagaagaaatagaagTCGTTCCGGCATCTTGCCTAGCGCACAATTTAGTTTTTCTTGACAAATATACAGAGTATCGTATACAAGTTTTAGCGTTTAATCCAGCTGGAGATGGTCCACGATCTCCGCCAATTACCGTAAGAACAAAACAG GATATGCCAGGACCGCCATATCATTTgcaatttaatgaaattactATGACCAGTTTACGTGTTTCTTGGAAGCCACCAAAATTACGCAATGGCGAAATAGTTGGTTACATTGTCACATATGAAACGGCAGAGCAAAAcgatc GTTTCAGTAAACAAGTTAAGCAAAAAGTGACGGAGACAACTCTTCTTATCCAGCCACTGGAAGAGGAGGTAACATATACCTTTATGGTTCGCGCACAGACAATCGACTTTGGACCACCTGTATCTGGTAACGTTACAACTGGTCCGCAAGAAGGTTCGCCGATGGCACCCAGCAATCTTGATGTGACCAAAACAGTTTCGAGTGTGGAATTACAATGGACTAATGGAGCTTCCGGCAAAGGTCCTATACTTGGTTATTACATTGAGACTCGTCGTAaag CGATGGAAGACTGGCAGCATT ATGATTCACGGTGGCAGACAATAGTTCGTACGAGCAATGGACCACTGACAGAGTATACTGTGTCATATCAAAATTTACTGCCGTCTACATCGTATTTATTCAGAGTGATATCGTACAATCGCTATGGCATTAGTTATCCAGCGTATTCTTCTGAAACA ATTTTGACGCCGTCGAAACTATACTTGGAATACGCATATCTACAACATAGGCCGTTTTATAGGGAAACTTGGTTTATGGTCACTTTAGCCGCtgtatcaattataataattattatggtTATAGCAATATTAtgcgtaaaaagtaaaagctaCAAATACAAAC AAGAGGCACAAAAAACCTTGGAAGAATCGATGGCGATGGATGCAGACGACAGGCAAGAATCAGACTTAGAATTGTATAGATCACGCCAGGGCGGAGGCGGTGGCGTTAGCACAGCATGCGGCACTCTAGGTAAAAGAAATACATTGGCCCGAAAAGCAATGCATCCTCCGCCACCAACAATGCTCGGCAAATCGCCCCCTAGGCCTTCGCCGGCATCGGTTGCGTACCACAGTGACGAAGAGAGTCTCAAGGGATACGATGAGAATCCCGATGATAGCAGCGTTACAGAAAAGCCTTCGGAAATTAGTTCTACTGATTCTCAA ggTTCTGAAAGTGAGAACGAGAGTGTACAGTCCGATCCACATTCCTTCGTAAATCACTATGCAAACGTGAACGACTCGTTAAGACAGTCGTGGAAACGGCAGAAACCTGTTCGAAACTATTCATCGTACACGGATTCCGAACCAGAAGGCAGTGCGGTTGTAAGTTTAAATGGTGGGCAGATCATTATGAACAATATGGCCAGATCGAGAGCGCCACTACCAGGTTTCTCAtcatttgtataa